A genomic window from Streptomyces sp. NBC_00234 includes:
- a CDS encoding S8 family serine peptidase — protein MPRRSHRALTALLATACVAGTLGIPATAAAGTPAPRATQPQENGPVVATHTITLVTGEVVTLERHANGLQAATVAPAPDGTPEAFTTMKVGDEVYVIPDKAQPYLGADELDRELFNVTKLVEYGYDDARRSAVPLMATFAGAPGKAGKALKQAAPAGSVKADELPSANAVALRASKKKAATFWEAVDDDSAAATKAPKLADGIKKLWLDRPVQVSLDQSVAQIGAPEAWADGYDGTGTKVAVLDTGIDPDHADVAGRVKGMENFTDDPDAVDHHGHGTHVASTIAGSGAASGGKYKGVAPGADVYVGKVLNNAGSGPQSGVIAGMEWAVSQGADVVSMSLGTEAASDGTDPISQAVNQLTAASGSLFVVAAGNTGPGKATVGSPGAADAALTVGAVSKQDQLANFSSRGPLKETFAVKPEITAPGVGIVAARAAGTSMGTPVDANYTAANGTSMATPHVSGAAAILAQRHPDWTADRLKQVLVGTAEQGSYTAYQQGGGRVDVPKALDATVHSSPAVVSMGKSSAESAPVTKTISYANTSATDTTLSLRLFTVGENAPPLDGTFTLSDTSVTVPANSTRSMTVTYHPELGAMGDYTGVITATATDGTAVHTTIGATKSVPTVDLTVNTIDRNGVPATGELAVFDLDTGVVQQAFPQGGTKTVSVPEGRYSVMGVIHTKDEASSLTTDYTLAGEPIVELKADRTITLDARLGKEVKVATPTKSEQSGFKFGYRQQLPGKIGMDFLKGASSPLWDHTYVVPTKPVEHGMFEFHFQQRRYSPVIQASYAPQNGALPLEQVMYAARLHGTSTLQAVDAGMARPEDLTGKDLDGKLAVVTRDATRKSIDLITAVAGAGAKAVVIVNDRPGPFATIVPRVIGTSIPAWSLTQDEGAELLGRVADGPTRIVLKGITGVPQVYNIAMMVPGEIPADPADAVTAENSAVVKAQYRSAEDTLIGDADSAVRPTDALIFQVPDFFDVPTEREEWYSTGSNWPAMEGLRWYHSVFPDRVEIGHSMKDRIRSYQAGERHNVTWLGAANGPAGPPSTVAVREGDNINLTIPEMGDSQPGHYSQFAGANTATARVYQDGKLLKEAPRLSLTTVPVSPDPATYRVTLDTQRPAWFPLSTQTSTAWTFKSVRPASGRENLALLWPKYGLDLDAQNAAPGGTVDHFDLAFALQTGAVPDIRGVEVTTSTDDGATWRDATVESKQGGNYTVTVRNPESGHVSLRVKAWDANGSKVEQTLIRAYAVR, from the coding sequence TTGCCGCGCCGCTCGCATCGGGCACTCACGGCGCTGTTGGCCACGGCCTGTGTGGCGGGGACGCTCGGCATCCCCGCCACCGCCGCCGCCGGAACGCCGGCCCCCCGGGCGACCCAGCCGCAGGAGAACGGCCCGGTCGTCGCCACACACACCATCACCCTCGTCACGGGCGAGGTCGTGACTCTGGAGCGCCACGCCAACGGCCTGCAGGCGGCAACGGTCGCGCCCGCCCCCGACGGCACCCCGGAGGCGTTCACCACCATGAAGGTGGGCGACGAGGTCTATGTCATACCGGACAAGGCGCAGCCCTACCTCGGCGCGGACGAGCTCGACCGCGAGCTGTTCAATGTGACCAAGTTGGTCGAGTACGGCTATGACGACGCGCGCCGCTCCGCCGTGCCGTTGATGGCGACCTTCGCGGGGGCGCCGGGCAAGGCGGGCAAGGCCCTCAAGCAGGCCGCACCGGCAGGTTCGGTGAAGGCCGACGAGCTGCCCAGCGCCAACGCGGTGGCACTGCGGGCGAGCAAGAAGAAGGCGGCGACGTTCTGGGAGGCGGTCGACGACGACAGCGCCGCCGCGACGAAGGCTCCAAAGCTTGCCGATGGCATCAAGAAGCTCTGGCTCGACAGGCCGGTGCAGGTATCGCTGGACCAGAGCGTGGCGCAGATCGGCGCGCCGGAGGCGTGGGCGGACGGCTACGACGGCACCGGTACCAAGGTGGCCGTCCTCGACACCGGAATCGACCCCGACCATGCTGACGTCGCGGGGCGGGTGAAGGGTATGGAGAACTTCACGGACGACCCCGACGCGGTCGACCACCACGGTCACGGCACGCATGTCGCCTCGACCATCGCCGGCTCGGGTGCCGCGTCGGGCGGCAAGTACAAGGGTGTGGCACCGGGCGCCGACGTGTACGTCGGCAAGGTCCTCAACAACGCCGGCAGTGGCCCCCAGTCGGGAGTCATCGCCGGCATGGAGTGGGCGGTGTCCCAGGGTGCGGACGTCGTCAGCATGAGCCTGGGCACGGAGGCAGCCAGCGACGGCACCGACCCGATCAGCCAGGCCGTCAACCAGCTCACCGCCGCCTCCGGCTCGCTGTTCGTCGTCGCGGCGGGCAACACGGGCCCGGGCAAGGCGACCGTGGGTTCGCCCGGTGCCGCCGACGCCGCGCTGACCGTCGGCGCGGTGTCCAAGCAGGACCAGCTCGCGAACTTCTCCAGCCGTGGTCCGCTCAAGGAGACCTTCGCGGTCAAGCCGGAGATCACCGCACCGGGCGTGGGCATCGTCGCCGCGCGCGCCGCCGGCACCTCGATGGGCACCCCCGTCGACGCCAACTACACCGCGGCCAACGGCACCTCGATGGCCACCCCGCATGTGTCCGGCGCCGCGGCGATCCTCGCCCAGCGCCATCCTGACTGGACCGCCGACCGGCTCAAGCAGGTGCTGGTCGGCACCGCCGAGCAGGGCTCGTACACCGCCTACCAGCAGGGCGGCGGCCGGGTCGACGTACCCAAGGCGCTCGACGCCACTGTCCACTCCAGCCCCGCCGTTGTCAGCATGGGCAAGTCGTCCGCCGAGAGCGCACCGGTCACCAAGACGATCAGTTACGCGAACACCTCCGCGACGGACACGACGCTCTCGCTGCGCCTGTTCACCGTCGGGGAGAACGCTCCACCGCTGGACGGCACATTTACGCTCAGCGACACCAGCGTGACGGTCCCGGCGAACTCCACCCGGAGCATGACGGTGACCTACCATCCCGAGCTCGGCGCCATGGGCGACTACACCGGCGTCATCACCGCCACCGCGACCGACGGCACCGCCGTCCACACCACCATCGGCGCTACGAAGTCCGTCCCCACCGTCGACCTCACCGTCAACACGATCGACCGGAACGGAGTCCCGGCGACCGGCGAACTCGCGGTGTTCGACCTGGACACCGGCGTAGTCCAGCAGGCATTCCCGCAGGGTGGAACCAAGACTGTCTCGGTGCCGGAGGGGCGCTACTCGGTCATGGGTGTCATCCACACGAAGGACGAGGCATCGTCCCTGACCACGGACTACACCCTCGCCGGTGAGCCCATCGTGGAACTGAAGGCGGATCGGACGATCACGCTGGACGCCCGGCTGGGCAAGGAGGTCAAGGTAGCGACGCCCACGAAGTCCGAGCAGAGCGGCTTCAAGTTCGGGTACCGCCAGCAGCTCCCCGGCAAGATCGGGATGGACTTCCTGAAGGGCGCGTCGAGCCCGCTCTGGGACCACACCTACGTGGTGCCCACCAAGCCGGTGGAGCACGGCATGTTCGAGTTCCACTTCCAGCAGCGCAGATACTCGCCGGTGATCCAGGCGTCCTACGCCCCGCAGAACGGCGCGCTCCCACTTGAACAAGTGATGTACGCGGCCCGGCTGCACGGCACCAGCACGCTCCAGGCGGTCGACGCGGGAATGGCACGTCCGGAGGACCTGACCGGCAAGGACCTCGATGGCAAGCTCGCGGTGGTCACCCGCGATGCCACCCGGAAGTCCATCGACCTGATCACCGCGGTCGCTGGTGCGGGCGCGAAGGCAGTGGTCATCGTCAACGACCGGCCCGGCCCCTTCGCCACCATCGTGCCGCGCGTCATCGGCACCTCCATCCCTGCCTGGTCCCTCACCCAGGACGAGGGCGCGGAACTTCTCGGCCGGGTGGCCGATGGTCCCACCCGGATCGTCCTGAAGGGGATCACAGGCGTTCCCCAGGTGTACAACATCGCGATGATGGTTCCCGGTGAGATTCCGGCGGACCCTGCTGATGCGGTCACCGCGGAGAACTCGGCCGTGGTGAAGGCTCAGTACCGCAGCGCCGAGGACACCCTGATCGGCGACGCCGACTCGGCTGTCCGTCCGACCGACGCCCTCATCTTCCAGGTCCCGGACTTCTTCGATGTTCCCACGGAGCGGGAGGAGTGGTACTCCACCGGCAGCAACTGGCCGGCGATGGAAGGGCTGCGCTGGTATCACTCGGTCTTCCCGGACCGCGTCGAGATCGGCCACAGCATGAAGGACCGGATCCGCAGCTACCAGGCAGGCGAGCGGCACAACGTGACCTGGCTGGGCGCGGCGAACGGCCCGGCCGGGCCGCCGAGCACCGTGGCGGTCCGCGAGGGTGACAACATCAACCTCACCATCCCGGAGATGGGGGACAGCCAGCCGGGGCACTACAGCCAGTTCGCCGGCGCCAACACGGCGACGGCGCGGGTGTACCAGGACGGGAAGCTCCTCAAGGAGGCCCCGCGGCTCTCACTGACGACGGTGCCGGTCAGCCCCGACCCGGCGACCTACCGCGTCACCCTGGACACCCAACGCCCGGCATGGTTCCCGCTGTCCACACAGACCAGCACCGCGTGGACGTTCAAGTCCGTTCGGCCCGCGAGCGGCCGGGAGAACCTCGCGCTGCTCTGGCCGAAGTACGGCTTGGACCTGGATGCGCAGAACGCCGCCCCGGGCGGCACAGTCGACCACTTCGATCTGGCCTTCGCACTCCAGACCGGTGCTGTTCCGGACATCCGAGGGGTCGAGGTCACGACGTCGACCGACGACGGAGCCACCTGGCGCGACGCGACGGTGGAGAGCAAGCAGGGCGGCAACTACACGGTGACCGTGCGCAACCCGGAATCGGGCCACGTGTCGCTGCGTGTCAAGGCGTGGGACGCCAACGGCAGCAAGGTGGAACAGACCCTGATCAGGGCCTACGCCGTGCGCTGA
- a CDS encoding metallophosphoesterase, which translates to MTDTSDTRPADSEAQGAQQSRLHRLMRYIPLIAPVLLWAVPCWVLLHSGQHWPLPVTLTGTVLFALGLVGMPLAMVRGHGRRQQDRAAILGDTLLGTSWVLFTWSVLLGIPLRLLLTVAGVGESQDRARMATWAVLGITAVLLAWGYAEARRVPRVRRLDVQLPRLGAGLDGIRVVLITDTHYGPLDRTRWSARVCETVNTLEADLVCHTGDIADGTAERRRAQAAPLGTVRATRARVYVTGNHEYYSEAQGWVDLMDELGWEPLRNRHLLLERGGDTLVVAGVDDVTAESSGLAGHRAHLAGALKGAAPDLPVLLLAHQPKFIDRAAADGIDLQLSGHTHGGQIWPFHHLVRLDQPAVAGLSHHGPRTLLYTSRGTGFWGPPFRVFAPSEITLLVLRSPHVPTSM; encoded by the coding sequence GTGACCGACACCAGCGACACCCGCCCCGCCGACAGCGAAGCGCAAGGTGCGCAGCAGAGCCGACTGCACCGCCTGATGCGCTACATCCCCCTGATCGCCCCCGTCCTGCTGTGGGCCGTGCCTTGCTGGGTGCTCCTGCACAGCGGGCAACACTGGCCGCTGCCCGTCACGCTCACCGGCACCGTCCTGTTCGCCCTCGGCCTCGTCGGTATGCCGCTCGCGATGGTGCGCGGCCACGGCCGACGCCAGCAAGACCGGGCGGCGATTCTCGGTGACACCCTGCTGGGCACCAGTTGGGTTCTGTTCACCTGGTCCGTTCTGCTCGGCATCCCCTTGCGGCTCCTCCTGACCGTCGCCGGCGTCGGCGAGAGTCAGGACCGGGCTCGAATGGCCACTTGGGCCGTCCTCGGAATAACCGCCGTACTACTCGCCTGGGGGTACGCCGAAGCCCGCCGCGTGCCACGCGTGCGCCGACTCGACGTGCAACTCCCGCGGCTGGGTGCCGGGTTGGACGGCATCCGCGTCGTCCTCATCACCGACACCCACTACGGCCCCCTCGATCGCACTCGCTGGTCGGCACGGGTATGCGAGACGGTGAACACCCTGGAAGCCGACCTGGTCTGCCACACCGGCGACATCGCGGACGGCACGGCCGAACGCCGCCGTGCCCAGGCCGCCCCACTCGGAACCGTGCGGGCCACCCGGGCCCGTGTGTACGTCACCGGCAACCACGAGTACTACAGCGAGGCCCAGGGCTGGGTCGACCTGATGGACGAGCTGGGCTGGGAGCCGCTGCGCAACCGCCACTTGCTGCTCGAACGCGGAGGCGACACCCTCGTGGTCGCCGGCGTGGATGACGTCACTGCCGAGTCCTCCGGCCTGGCAGGCCACCGCGCCCACCTCGCCGGAGCCTTGAAGGGCGCCGCCCCCGACCTGCCCGTCCTGCTCTTGGCACACCAGCCCAAGTTCATCGACCGGGCGGCAGCCGACGGCATCGACCTCCAGCTCTCCGGCCACACCCACGGCGGCCAGATCTGGCCCTTCCACCACCTGGTCCGCCTCGACCAACCCGCCGTCGCCGGCCTCAGCCACCACGGCCCCCGCACCCTTCTCTACACCAGCCGCGGCACCGGCTTCTGGGGCCCGCCGTTCCGCGTCTTCGCCCCCAGCGAGATCACCCTGCTCGTGCTTCGCTCCCCGCACGTGCCCACCTCGATGTAG
- a CDS encoding helix-turn-helix domain-containing protein, with translation MLSDVLGLTPEQSDTYRALISLAPATAAELAESLGFGVGQVVRTLGTLESRGLAGHSHGDTTRFVACPPATLRALLIQRQNELKLAEVELDSLAEFYRAGALGRGVADVVDVIHGTEAVREHIGHMQLGAREEVLNLVKAPVISAGSLTDGAAIARGVRYRVILERAILGERAAPFDNFVEARAAGEEVRIAEALPLKLFVVDREFAMVPLLGPAKDARGGALLVYESSLLDALIALFESEWGKVTQAVGSATAVQNGSAIEDLDAQILSLLLGGLTDSAIAAQLRISLRTVARRVRNLMDIAKVQTRMQLGFQVSRLGWLEAERDGSRTE, from the coding sequence ATGCTGTCGGACGTGCTGGGACTGACCCCCGAACAGTCGGACACCTACCGCGCGCTGATCTCGCTAGCCCCCGCCACCGCCGCCGAGCTCGCCGAGTCCCTCGGCTTCGGCGTCGGCCAGGTGGTTCGTACCCTCGGCACGCTCGAAAGCCGGGGGCTCGCCGGGCACAGTCACGGCGACACCACCCGGTTCGTGGCCTGCCCACCGGCGACGTTGCGGGCGCTCCTGATCCAGCGGCAGAACGAACTCAAGCTGGCGGAAGTCGAACTCGACTCCCTCGCGGAATTCTACCGCGCGGGCGCACTCGGGCGCGGCGTCGCGGACGTTGTCGACGTGATCCACGGCACCGAAGCCGTCCGTGAGCACATCGGTCACATGCAACTCGGCGCCCGGGAAGAGGTCCTGAACCTCGTCAAGGCGCCAGTCATTTCAGCCGGGAGCCTGACCGATGGTGCGGCCATCGCTCGCGGTGTTCGTTACCGGGTGATACTCGAACGCGCGATCCTCGGCGAGAGAGCCGCACCATTCGACAATTTCGTCGAGGCGCGGGCCGCAGGAGAGGAGGTCCGCATTGCTGAAGCGCTGCCACTGAAACTCTTTGTCGTGGACCGCGAGTTTGCCATGGTTCCGCTCCTTGGCCCGGCCAAGGACGCAAGGGGCGGCGCCCTTCTCGTGTACGAGAGCAGCCTGCTCGATGCGCTGATAGCGCTGTTCGAGTCCGAGTGGGGGAAGGTGACGCAGGCCGTCGGCTCCGCGACTGCCGTGCAGAACGGGTCAGCAATCGAGGATCTGGATGCGCAGATCCTCAGCCTGTTGCTGGGTGGCCTCACCGACAGTGCGATCGCTGCCCAACTGCGTATATCCCTGCGAACGGTTGCGCGTCGGGTCCGGAACCTGATGGATATCGCGAAGGTGCAGACCCGCATGCAGCTGGGCTTCCAGGTGTCACGGTTGGGCTGGCTCGAAGCCGAGCGGGACGGCAGCCGGACCGAATGA
- a CDS encoding helix-turn-helix transcriptional regulator translates to MIGRERELAALRAALSGPPVVVLVEGEAGIGKSRLVQELLAAHAPAQQRVLLAGCPAVRQPFTLGPLVDAIRPATEDVAGLGLSGLAGALRPLFPEWASALPPAPEPAEDAAAARHRLFRAIEEILERLEIGLLAVEDVHWADEATLEFLLFLASRQRQRVSLLVSYRPEEIAPDSLLLRLTSRQPAGAARLRLTLEPLDVPGTAEMVSSMLGGERVSDEFATFLHDRTDGLPLAIEESVRLMWNRTDLTRRGDSWGRQRPSEIDVPPTVRDAVRERSARLGPAAQVMLRAAAVLTDPAPEDIVVEVPAPAGDRGVRLAGLAEAVGSGLLKEDASGLVSFRHMLACRAVYEAIPGPQRRAMHLRAAHILEGVTPLPVAQLARHFREAGDMTAWCRYAEQSADLALASGDDATAVVLVHDLLTNADLPPADVVRLTGKVPFCLLSGHKRYRELMDALRLVLEAGGPTPSEAAEIRFHVARLLQQTEAFEQSRIEMERALPDLGHDPEKAARAMMFLGLPYGTTTPAAEHLRWLRRVAQLPASMAPGDRMNIRVGRASGLLLLGEEEGWAEAALIADDASTSAERQHITVGQLNVGHMALIWGRYQEARRLLTLAVGLADTYQYRKLHGMGQVTLAHLDWLTGAWDGLADRAGSLACDEELLQPVSRLAPAMVTGLLYAARGDRDRADECLRLILEQADQHGGAECSLEPAGALARLRLHAGRIDDVLQLTDKPIRFLDRKGTWIWATELAPVRAEALLMAGRADEAEDLIDAFAAGLRDRRAPGPHAALSTCRAIQAEQHGDTLRAAGLFARAADAWQSLPRPYEALLSRERQACCLLRADRTDAALSVLADTFQGLSTLGARGDAERVMHTLRSCGVEVKRPSWQGGRRSYGDQLSPRELDVVRLLVGGRTNREIAGVLTLSPKTVARHMEAAMRKLDVSSRTALAVKVVETGVVIDVPAGGNR, encoded by the coding sequence TTGATCGGGCGCGAGCGCGAGCTGGCCGCCCTGAGAGCCGCGCTGTCGGGCCCGCCGGTGGTGGTGCTGGTCGAGGGTGAGGCCGGGATCGGCAAGAGCCGGCTGGTCCAGGAGCTCCTCGCGGCGCACGCCCCGGCCCAGCAGCGGGTATTGCTGGCGGGCTGCCCGGCTGTTCGGCAGCCCTTCACGCTCGGGCCGTTGGTCGACGCGATCCGACCGGCGACCGAGGATGTCGCCGGGCTCGGCCTGAGCGGGTTGGCGGGGGCGCTCCGGCCGTTGTTCCCCGAGTGGGCGTCGGCGCTGCCGCCGGCACCCGAGCCGGCGGAAGACGCGGCAGCGGCACGGCACCGGCTGTTCCGGGCCATCGAGGAGATCCTCGAACGGCTCGAGATCGGGTTGCTCGCGGTCGAGGACGTGCACTGGGCAGATGAGGCCACCCTGGAGTTTCTGCTGTTCCTGGCATCACGCCAAAGGCAACGGGTCAGCCTGCTCGTGAGCTACCGTCCGGAGGAAATCGCGCCGGACTCCCTGCTGCTGCGGTTGACGTCGCGCCAACCGGCGGGAGCGGCGCGGCTGCGGCTGACGTTGGAGCCGCTGGATGTCCCCGGGACTGCCGAAATGGTGTCCTCGATGCTCGGTGGGGAACGGGTTTCCGACGAGTTCGCGACCTTCCTGCACGACCGGACCGATGGGCTTCCGCTCGCGATCGAGGAGTCCGTCCGGCTGATGTGGAACCGTACCGACCTGACCAGGCGGGGTGATTCCTGGGGGCGGCAGCGGCCGAGTGAGATCGACGTACCGCCGACGGTGCGGGACGCCGTACGGGAACGCAGTGCCCGGCTCGGACCGGCGGCGCAGGTCATGCTGCGTGCGGCTGCTGTGCTCACCGACCCCGCCCCCGAGGACATCGTCGTCGAGGTGCCGGCGCCGGCAGGCGATCGGGGGGTCCGGCTGGCGGGCCTGGCGGAGGCAGTGGGTTCGGGGCTGCTGAAGGAGGATGCGAGCGGGCTGGTCTCGTTCCGGCACATGCTGGCGTGCCGAGCGGTGTACGAGGCGATTCCTGGGCCACAGCGACGGGCGATGCATTTGCGTGCCGCACACATCCTCGAAGGCGTCACCCCGCTCCCGGTGGCTCAGCTGGCGCGCCACTTCCGGGAGGCCGGCGACATGACGGCATGGTGCCGGTACGCGGAACAGTCTGCCGACCTCGCCCTCGCCTCGGGTGACGATGCGACGGCGGTCGTCCTCGTGCACGACCTGCTCACCAACGCCGACCTGCCGCCCGCCGACGTGGTGCGGCTTACCGGCAAGGTGCCGTTCTGCCTGCTCAGCGGGCACAAGCGTTACCGCGAACTGATGGACGCTCTCCGGCTCGTGCTGGAAGCCGGCGGGCCGACGCCCAGCGAGGCGGCGGAGATCCGCTTCCATGTCGCCCGTCTGCTGCAGCAGACGGAGGCTTTCGAGCAGTCCCGGATCGAGATGGAACGCGCGTTGCCCGACCTCGGGCACGACCCGGAGAAGGCAGCCCGCGCCATGATGTTCCTCGGCCTGCCGTACGGGACGACGACACCGGCGGCCGAACACCTCAGGTGGCTGCGGCGCGTTGCGCAGTTGCCGGCCTCGATGGCGCCGGGGGACCGGATGAACATCCGGGTCGGGCGGGCGAGCGGGCTGTTGCTGCTCGGCGAGGAGGAGGGGTGGGCGGAGGCAGCGTTGATCGCCGATGACGCCTCCACCAGCGCGGAGAGGCAGCACATCACGGTCGGTCAGCTCAACGTCGGGCACATGGCGCTGATCTGGGGGAGGTACCAGGAGGCGAGGCGGCTGCTGACGCTGGCCGTGGGGCTGGCCGACACGTATCAGTACCGGAAGCTCCATGGGATGGGGCAGGTGACGCTGGCCCACCTGGACTGGCTCACCGGAGCCTGGGACGGGCTGGCCGACCGGGCCGGATCGCTGGCCTGTGACGAGGAACTCCTGCAGCCGGTGAGTCGCCTGGCGCCGGCCATGGTCACCGGCTTGCTGTACGCGGCCCGCGGTGACCGGGACCGAGCGGACGAGTGCCTGCGGCTCATCCTTGAACAGGCGGATCAGCACGGTGGGGCGGAGTGCTCCCTCGAACCTGCCGGTGCACTGGCCAGGCTCCGGCTCCACGCGGGGCGGATCGACGACGTGCTGCAACTGACCGACAAGCCGATCCGGTTCCTGGACCGCAAGGGCACCTGGATCTGGGCCACCGAACTCGCTCCGGTCCGGGCCGAGGCCCTGCTCATGGCCGGCCGCGCCGACGAGGCCGAGGACCTGATCGACGCTTTCGCGGCGGGCTTGCGAGATCGCCGTGCACCTGGCCCGCACGCCGCCTTGTCGACCTGCAGGGCGATCCAGGCCGAGCAGCACGGCGATACCCTGCGCGCCGCAGGACTGTTCGCGCGTGCGGCCGACGCGTGGCAGAGCCTTCCACGGCCGTACGAGGCCCTCCTCAGCCGTGAGCGACAGGCATGCTGTCTGCTGCGTGCGGACCGGACTGACGCAGCGCTCTCCGTCCTTGCCGACACCTTCCAGGGGTTGTCCACCCTCGGCGCTCGTGGCGACGCCGAGCGCGTCATGCACACGCTGCGCTCATGCGGTGTCGAAGTGAAGCGTCCCTCGTGGCAGGGCGGACGGCGGAGTTACGGCGATCAGTTGTCTCCCCGGGAACTCGACGTGGTCCGGCTGCTCGTCGGAGGCCGGACGAACCGGGAGATCGCCGGCGTCCTCACCCTGTCGCCGAAGACGGTCGCGCGGCACATGGAAGCAGCGATGCGCAAGCTCGACGTGTCGTCCCGTACGGCGCTGGCCGTCAAGGTCGTCGAAACCGGTGTCGTCATCGACGTCCCGGCCGGCGGCAACCGCTAG